A DNA window from Acipenser ruthenus unplaced genomic scaffold, fAciRut3.2 maternal haplotype, whole genome shotgun sequence contains the following coding sequences:
- the LOC117970232 gene encoding mitochondrial 2-oxoglutarate/malate carrier protein translates to MAAATGNKPKTSPKAVKFLFGGLAGMGATVFVQPLDLVKNRMQLSGEGSKTREYKTSFHALSSILRNEGLRGIYTGLSAGLLRQATYTTTRLGIYTILFEKMTGVDGTPPSFLMKALIGMTAGATGAFVGTPAEVALIRMTADGRQPPAQRRGYTNVFNALLRITREEGVTTLWRGCIPTMARAVVVNAAQLASYSQSKQALLDTGYFSDNIFLHFCASMISGLVTTAASMPVDIVKTRIQNMRMIDGKPEYRNGLEVLVKVVRSEGFFSLWKGFTPYYARLGPHTVLTFIFLEQMNKYYKIYFLAS, encoded by the exons ATGGCCGCAGCCACCGGGAACAAACCGAAAACGTCCCCCAAAGCCGTCAAGTTCCTCTTCGGGGGCCTGGCCGG GATGGGAGCCACGGTGTTTGTGCAGCCGCTGGATCTGGTGAAGAACCGCATGCAGCTCAGCGGAGAGGGCTCCAAGACCCGGGAGTACAAGACCAGCTTCCACGCCCTGAGCAGCATCCTGAGGAACGAGGGCCTGAGGGGCATCTACACAGG GCTGTCTGCTGGTCTACTGCGCCAGGCTACCTACACCACCACGCGGCTGGGCATCTACACCATCCTGTTTGAGAAGATGACGGGCGTTGACGGCACGCCCCCCTCCTTCCTCATGAAGGCGCTCATCGGCATGACCGCCGGAGCAACAGGGGCCTTCGTGGGGACCCCGGCTGAAGTGGCCCTCATACGCATGACCGCCGATGGcag GCAGCCCCCTGCCCAGAGGAGGGGCTACACCAACGTGTTCAATGCCCTGCTGAGGATCACCAGAGAGGAGGGGGTCACTACGCTGTGGAGG ggctGCATTCCCACAATGGCTCGTGCTGTGGTCGTGAACGCGGCTCAGCTCGCCTCCTACTCCCAGTCCAAACAGGCCCTGCTGGACACAG GGTATTTCTCAGACAATATCTTCTTGCATTTCTGTGCCAGTATGATCAGTGGACTGGTCACCACAGCTGCCTCCATGCCAGTGGACATCGTTAAAACAAG AATTCAGAACATGAGAATGATTGACGGGAAACCAGAGTACAGGAATGGACTG GAAGTCCTGGTCAAGGTCGTTCGCTCGGAAGGGTTTTTCAGCCTGTGGAAAGGGTTCACTCCTTACTACGCCCGGCTGGGTCCCCACACGGTCCTCACCTTCATCTTCCTGGAACAGATGAACAAATACTACAAGATCTACTTCCTAGCGTCGTAG
- the LOC117404634 gene encoding motile sperm domain-containing protein 1-like, with protein MRRRDPEGGGVKERERGGARRTDSASTSLSAFRNPAGPAPEGKLPVFLFPHELTFFADDQSSHKQVLTLYNPYSFILKFKILCTAPARFTVLDSEGHVKPSSCIDIVIRHRDVSPRHYGQKERFRMEVWEEGGAGRGAAGSKEVCAVLQPARAEASTARAEPTGPAQPRELPDSVVSAHILALQGRCQTPGFAVLCVLVGVACVAFLMLPLHGDTSTLVPPHFHVTVMQKLVCAYILGLLTMVFLR; from the exons ATGCGCAGACGGGACCCTGAGGGAGGAGGAGTCAAGGAGCGCGAGCGGGGCGGAGCCAGGAGGACAGACTCCGCCTCCACCTCCCTGTCGGCGTTCCGGAACCCCGCTGGCCCCGCCCCCGAGGGGAAGCTGCCTGTTTTCCTGTTTCCCCATGAGCTCACCTTCTTCGCTGATGACCAGAGCAGCCACAAGCAGGTCCTCACTCTCTATAACCCCTACAGCTTCATCCTGAAGTTTAAGA tcctgtGCACTGCTCCCGCCCGCTTCACTGTGCTGGACTCCGAGGGCCACGTCAAACCCAGCTCCTGCATTGACAT AGTGATTCGGCACAGGGATGTGAGCCCCAGACACTATGGGCAGAAGGAACGTTTTCGCATGGAGGTGTGGGAGGAGGGGGGGGCGGGCAGGGGGGCTGCGGGGAGCAAGGAGGTGTGTGCCGTCCTGCAGCCAGCCAGGGCAGAGGCCAGCACAGCCAGGGCAGAACCGACTGGACCGGCACAGCCCAGGGAGCTGCCAGACAGTGTGGTCTCAGCACACATACTGGCACTGCAAG GTCGGTGCCAGACCCCGGGGTTCGCTGTCCTCTGTGTGCTGGTTGGGGTCGCGTGCGTCGCCTTCCTCATGCTCCCCCTGCACGGAGACACCAGCACTTTGGTTCCGCCCCACTTTCACGTCACTGTCATGCAGAAGCTGGTGTGTGCCTACATCCTGG GTCTCTTGACAATGGTCTTCTTGCGATGA